A portion of the Fulvia fulva chromosome 1, complete sequence genome contains these proteins:
- a CDS encoding Arginine-hydroxylase NDUFAF5, mitochondrial, with the protein MRLSLLRSIKRPCLTASTISKACFLPAASPRFYAVQAPGAPTVEVFDARTKWLHKERAARNVAQSRQVDYLRDEVAARLCDRILDINRPFPRVLDFGANSCNIARILTRPDPDPDSAKPSIEPIAKKIGSITCTDTSPSLLYRDQDEPFNNDIEVQREVLKNSEYLPYDAETFDLVLSSMSLHWTNDLPSVLMQINNCLKPDAPFVAAMSGGDSLFELRGSLQLAEQERLGGIGTHISPLADVRDVGNLLSRAGFKLLTVDVDDIIVDYPNTFALMSDLQAMGEANAALRREPGGISKDVLLATEAIYREMYGEEQEDGTLTIPATFRTIYMIGWKEGANQPKPLERGSGDVNLKDLFDAAEGRDK; encoded by the coding sequence ATGCGCCTGTCACTGCTGAGGTCCATCAAGAGACCATGCTTAACAGCTAGCACCATCAGCAAGGCCTGCTTTCTCCCAGCAGCTTCACCCAGATTCTACGCCGTCCAAGCTCCCGGCGCACCCACCGTCGAAGTCTTCGATGCCAGGACCAAATGGCTACACAAAGAACGAGCAGCCAGGAATGTCGCGCAGTCTCGACAGGTAGACTACCTCCGCGATGAGGTTGCCGCCCGACTCTGCGATCGTATCCTCGATATCAACCGACCTTTCCCACGAGTCCTAGACTTTGGCGCAAACTCCTGCAATATTGCGCGCATCCTGACGCGACCTGACCCGGACCCAGATTCGGCAAAGCCTTCGATCGAGCCGATCGCGAAGAAGATTGGGAGCATTACTTGCACAGACACGAGTCCGAGTCTGCTGTACAGGGATCAAGATGAGCCGTTCAACAACGATATTGAGGTTCAGCGGGAAGTGCTCAAGAACTCCGAATACCTTCCATACGATGCGGAGACTTTTGACCTCGTGCTGAGCTCAATGTCGTTGCATTGGACCAATGACTTGCCCAGCGTCTTGATGCAGATCAACAACTGCCTAAAGCCAGATGCGCCATTCGTGGCCGCCATGAGTGGAGGAGACAGCCTGTTCGAGCTTCGAGGGTCATTGCAGTTGGCGGAGCAGGAGCGACTAGGTGGCATTGGCACACACATATCTCCTCTGGCGGATGTGAGGGATGTTGGCAATCTGCTCTCAAGGGCTGGCTTCAAATTGCTCACAGTGGACGTGGACGACATTATCGTCGACTACCCAAACACATTTGCTCTGATGTCGGATCTTCAGGCTATGGGTGAGGCAAATGCTGCGCTGAGGCGAGAGCCGGGCGGCATCAGCAAGGATGTGCTGTTGGCTACGGAAGCCATATATAGGGAGATGTATGGTGAAGAGCAAGAAGATGGGACGCTCACGATACCGGCCACATTCAGGACGATCTACATGATTGGGTGGAAGGAGGGTGCGAATCAGCCTAAGCCCCTCGAGAGAGGAAGTGGCGACGTGAACCTGAAAGATCTGTTTGATGCAGCAGAAGGTCGGGACAAATGA